The following is a genomic window from Procambarus clarkii isolate CNS0578487 chromosome 75, FALCON_Pclarkii_2.0, whole genome shotgun sequence.
AAaatacatactacaaatacatatTTACCTATTGTAACATCAAGGTTACCACCTCGCCTACTCGCAAGACCCCGATAGTACAACCACGCAAGGAACTGTCTCGCCAATGGTTGTCACGAATCACAGGATGAGTTCCCGCTCTCAATTGGCTGAATTGTCAGCACTGCCAACTATGGACTCAGGAAGTGGTGACTGGTATATCAGTTATTACTGCAGTGTAACTGAACTTGTTCACTTCACGTTGGACAGTGAGCCTGCACCTCTTCTGACTCCTGTGTGtaatactaattattattattattattattattattattattacaactgGCCTTTAATAGTCTTAGGGGCACTAATTGGTTTTGTTATTATATTTCAAAATTATATTTAAATCAAGTATTATTTAAACATTAATTCTCATTAGTTCTTTTGTTTTAGTACTGTGTTGTTCCCATTTTGATTAGTTTGGTATCGGATtttatatttgaattaatatgcGTTATTATAACAAAAAACTATCTCATCCTTGTTTATTGTCCAGATTTCAACATTATTGCTCAACTTTTGCAGGCCAGGTCAGTTTAAAAGTTCTTCTAAAAGATAGATGGCAATCCTGAGCCTGCAAAACTTGTTGCAGTTGGTGCTCCAAAGAGGATGAATCTTCATCACATAAAAAACGACGAAAACGGTGGAATGATGAGCACATTGTATTTGGATTCTTCCGGCCAGAACATGAAGCTTTTAAATCCCTTCCCACCAGGCAAGTGCTTCTTTTGTAATGCCTCGCACAGTAATGAAACGTTGTTCCTTCAAAACTTACACGGCATTTAAAGACGAAGCACactgaacactataacaaatcaAAGCAATTTTTTAAGGCAACTTTGAAAGCATACTTGAAGCAACAGTCAACCTTTAAAAGTCAAATTAAGCTCCCTGACATGAAAGcacttactcttgcttctcttaaGATCACACACACCGTTCTTCAGAAAAAAAAGCCATTCACTGAACTTGAAAATGTTGCACTGCCTTGTCTTGAAGTAGCAGCTGACCTTATACATGGAGGGAAAGATGTAGTGAAGAAAGTGAAGCGAATTCCGTTGTCTGATACTACAATAAGTCGTAGGTCTGTGATGTTAGCAGATGACCTGAAGAAACAGCTTGTTAAAAAATTGCGTCTAGCCGCTTCGTTTGGTATTCAACTGGATGAAACCACAGACATAGGAGGAGAAGCACAGCTGATAGTTTACTGTCGGTTTCCAGACTTAGAAGAGAAAACCTTTGTTGAACATTATTTGTGCGTCCTCCAGCTGGGCGTAGAAACAACAGTATACAACTTTTTCAGAAACTTCATGATTTCATTATTGACGGTGGCATTGACTGGTCAAAATGCAAGTCTGTTACTACTGATGGTGCAAAAGCTGTGGTCGGTGCAATCATTGGTGTTGTAAAGAAAATCCAAGCGGTCTCACCAAATTGTATCGCAATTCACTGCGTGATTCACAGGGAAGCGTTAGTGGCAAAGCGACTGAATGAAACTAGAAACACTAAGGAGAAAAATGACTTTGAACTTCTACTTGATGATGTTGTCAAGATGGTTAATCATATCTGTGCACATGAAAAAAAAAGCATAGAATGTTTCGTGAGTTGTGCAAGGATATGGAAGCTAATTTcacaaaactcctccttcatACTGAAGTACGTTGGCTATCTCAGGGTAAGGTTCTTAATCAAGTGTTTGCATTGAGAGAGCAGCTCTGTGTTTTCTTTACTGAGGAAGCAAACCCCATGGCAGTTAAATGTCTGGATGTGCTCTGGCTGGCAAAATTGTCTTACATGGCTTCAATCTTCGATCATCTAAACAAGCTGAGCATCAGTCAGCAAGGCAAAGGTGGGGATATTTTTACAAACATAGGGAAAATAAATGCATTTAAACTGAAGGTGAAAAAAATGGAAAAGCAATGTAGAAAAGAGCTGCTTTTCTGATTTTGAATTATTTGACTCATTTAAGAGAGAATGTGGCTGGGAACACAGTATGCAGGCAACAGAGCAGACACTGGAGGTACATATGGCACACTTAGTTATCAGACACCTTACTCTAATGCAAGAAAACCTTGACTTCTATTTCCCAGACAGTGAGAATGACCAGCTGACCTCCAACATGTGGATGTTTAATCCCTTCACAGATGAAGCAACTGATTATGTGATACTCTTTAGGAGCTTCGAGCAGATTATTCACAAAAAACAGTTTTCAAGACATTTAGCCATCCCATGGATTTCTGGGTTACCCTGCTTGGTATTCCAGCATCTAGCATCCAGTGAAGCATCTAGCTGAGCAGACAATAACCATATCTGTACAGATACCACCATCATATTTGTGTGAGCAAGGGTTCTCTAGTTTAGTTTGGTGAAGACAAAGAAAAGGCATGCAATCCTGAatttatccagttttctctttaagatgtccacggttgttccggcaatatttcttatagtagctgggaggacgttgaacaaccgcggacctctgatgtctatacagtgttctctgattgtgcctatttaACCTCTGCTCTtctctggttctattctgcattttcttccatatcgttcactacagtacgttgttattttactgtgtagatttggtacctgtccctccagtattttccacgtgtatattatttggtatctctctcgtctcctttctagagagtacatttggagagctttgaggcgATTCCAATAATtttggtgttttatctcgtctatgcgtgccgtatatgttctctgtattcctctatttcagcaatctctcctgctctgaagggggaagcgagtactgagcagtactcgagacgggacaacacaagtgacttgaagagtacaaccattgtggtgggatccctggatttgaaagttctcgtaatccatccgatcatttttctggctgacgcaatatttgcttggttatgctccctaaacgttagatcgttggacatcattattcccaaatccttgacatgctttttttctactatgggaagattcgattgtgttttgtaccctgtattatgtttcagatcctcatttttgccacacctgagtacctgaaatttatcactgttaaacatcatgttattttctgctgcccaatcgaaaactttgtttacATCTGCTTGTaaattttcaatgtcttcagcagaggtaattttcatgctgatttttgtgtcatctgcgaaggatgacacgaagctgtgatgtgtatttttgtctatatctgatatgagaataaggaacagcagtggtgcaaggactgtaccttgaggtacagagcttttaactccgcttggactcgattttatttgattggctgttactctttgtgttctgttcgacaggaaattgagtatcaagcgtcctacttttccagttattcccattgacctcattttgtgtgctatcaccccatggtcacatttgtcgaacgcctttgcaaaatctgtgtattcaacatctgcattttgctttcctTCTAGAGCTTCTGGGATTTTgttatagtggttgagtaactgtgacagacaggatcttcccgctctaaatccatgttgtcctgggttgtgcaattcattgttttccataaaactagaaatttgattcctaatcactctttcaaacacttttattatgtgtgatgttagtgcaactggcctataattttttgccaaggctttcctCTCCCctttgtgcagaggagctatatctggagatttaagtgctgctggtatctcccctgtatctaggctctttctccatattacgctgagtgctctcgctattggtactttacatttctttatgaatattgaattccttgagtcaggcccaggagctgagtacataggcatattgtcaatttctctttcaaagtcttccgagtttgtgttaatatccgttatattatctgcagcttgaatgtcattcataaagaagctgtctgggtcatcaactttcatgttgtttatttgtGTGCTAAACatggcctcatactggcttcttagaatttcactaatctctttgttgtcctctgtgtacgtaccttcatttgtaattaacggtccaatactggtcgaggtttttgattttgattttgcgtatgtgaaaaaatatttcggatttttctttatctcttgaatagctttctgttccaattccatttcctcagactcatatgatcgcttcaacgtttgctctatttcttcgatctccctgcttagcttgttttccttgcttgcgatagttgtgtctgccgaagcatttccgttattttttccttctcctgtacagtcgtctgcgttctctttctagagtggtcctctttctgcccctcctcacaggcacgtgcttcaagcagaccttgcaagcttcagctgtcagttgagctattccctgtgtgggagctttgtcgcttaagaccgtctcccattgaatggctgcaaggtctacatttattttttcccagtcgatcctcttattgttgaaattgaattgattgaatattccttctcgcttgttgggtctcttagacctactaccgttatttatgctagttcgtacttcaatgagcttatggtctgagtatgaagtatctgagattgtaatgtctctgattagttcatcattgtttgtgaataacaagtctagtgtgttttcgttccaagttggttctgtaatctgttgattgagcgagaatttgtcacagaaactTCCGCCAATCGGAAGTCtctcccctcaccgtaactctctgcttcctattgcttagatactc
Proteins encoded in this region:
- the LOC138356914 gene encoding protein FAM200C-like → MSSRSQLAELSALPTMDSGSGDWYISYYCSVTELVHFTLDIGAPKRMNLHHIKNDENGGMMSTLYLDSSGQNMKLLNPFPPAYLKQQSTFKSQIKLPDMKALTLASLKITHTVLQKKKPFTELENVALPCLEVAADLIHGGKDVVKKVKRIPLSDTTISRRSVMLADDLKKQLVKKLRLAASFGIQLDETTDIGGEAQLIVYCRFPDLEEKTFVEHYLEALVAKRLNETRNTKEKNDFELLLDDVVKMVNHICAHEKKSIECFRECGWEHSMQATEQTLEVHMAHLVIRHLTLMQENLDFYFPDSENDQLTSNMWMFNPFTDEATDYVILFRSFEQIIHKKQFSRHLAIPWISGLPCLVFQHLASSEASS